The genomic DNA TCATTTTAAAGGCGCTGACAGAGTATTATAAAGCTTAAATCAAAGCACTCAGGCTGATAAAAAATGCCGGCAAAACCGGCGGAATGGAGAAACTCATGGTAGGACTTGTTATTGTATCCCACAGCGCAAAAATTGCTGAAGGGGTTCTGGAGATCGCGTCCCAGATGGCGGGAAGCGAACTGAAACTGGTTGCGGCAGGCGGCCTGCCAAACGGCGAGATCGGCACCGACGCCGTACGCATCAGCAACGCTATTGCAGAGGCGGACTCCGGCGACGGAGTAGTCATTCTGTTGGATTTGGGAAGCGCAGTTCTTAGCACCGAAACAGCGATAGAATTTTTGGAGGAAACGGCGCGTATCCGTGTGCGGATTGCGGACGCCCCGATTGTTGAAGGGGCTGTCAGCGCGGCGATTCAGGCAACCATCGGCTCACCGCTTGATAAAGTGGCTGACGCGGCCGAGCGGGCGCACACACTGCGTAAATTGTAAGGGATAGGGAGCTGATGAGATGAAACAGAGCACATTGACACTAACAAATTCAATAGGACTACATGCAAGGCCTGCGGCCGAAATGGTGAAGGCGGCAGCCAAATTCAAGAGCAAAATCACGCTGGAGGGAAACGGGAAAAAAGTCGATGCCAAGAGCATTATCATGGTTTTAGGGATGGGTCTGCGCCAAAATGATGCCATCACCATTTGTGCCGAGGGCGAGGATGAGGAAGCGGCTGTGCAGGTTCTGGGGGATTTGGTTAAACAGCGGTTTCATGAATAGGAGGGCGCCGCGCTGTGACGAAATTCAAAACAATACAGGCGACAGGTGCCGTTACGGGAGTTGCCCGGGGGTATCTTCATTTTCTTGGCCGAGATATTCAAAAGGAAATGGCGCTTTATCAACAGCAGGATTCCACGCTGGAGATACAACGGTTTTATGACGCGCGGAGTGCCACTGCTGCGCGAACCGACAAGCTGGCGGAAACATTGCGGGGAGAGCAGCAGGACGAACAAGCGGCCATTCTGGAAGCGCAAAGCCTGATTCTTTTGGATACATACTTTGAATCGCTGGTGCGCGAAAAAATTGAAGTTTTGGGACTTTCGGCTCCCGAGGCTGTGCTGCAAAGCTGCGAGGAGATGGCAGCCCCGATTTTGGCGCTGGACGACGCCTATCTAAGGGAAAGAGCGAATGACATTAAAAATGCTGGGACACAGATTGCTGAAATGCTGCTCGGAATTGAGGAAACAAAACTCAAGGCGCCCGCGATTTTGTTTGGGGAGGAGATCGACCCCTCGCTGATTATCGGTCTTTCGCAGGAGGCAGCCGGATTCATCATCAAAAGCGCTAGCATCACCTCCCATGCGGTGATTCTTGCGAGATCCAGAGGGATTCCGACGTTGGTGGGGCTAGAGGATCTGCGTGGGCAGATTCCGGACAACACCCCGGTCATTTTAGACGGCGGGGAAGGATTGCTAATCGTCAACCCAGACGAGCAGACGATTCGGAATTATCAATTAAAAATAGAAGCGCAAGAGAAAAAGAAGCAGGAATATCGGCGACTCGCGTCGGTTGGAGCTTCTACAAAAGATGGATTCAAAGTCACGTTGGCAGCTAATATTGGATATCCGGAAGAGCTTTTGCAGGCATCGCAATACGGGTATGAGGGGGTTGGCCTTTTCCGGACGGAGTTTCTGTTTTTAGGTAAAAGCACACTCCCGACAGAGGAGGATCAATTTTTCGTTTACCGGCGTGTTATTGAGCGGTGCCAAAATCATCGCTGTATCATCCGCACCATGGATATCGGCGGAGACAAGCCGCTTGACTGCTTGGAGATTCCGCCGGAGCAAA from Oscillospiraceae bacterium MB24-C1 includes the following:
- the dhaM gene encoding dihydroxyacetone kinase phosphoryl donor subunit DhaM — encoded protein: MVGLVIVSHSAKIAEGVLEIASQMAGSELKLVAAGGLPNGEIGTDAVRISNAIAEADSGDGVVILLDLGSAVLSTETAIEFLEETARIRVRIADAPIVEGAVSAAIQATIGSPLDKVADAAERAHTLRKL
- a CDS encoding HPr family phosphocarrier protein, coding for MKQSTLTLTNSIGLHARPAAEMVKAAAKFKSKITLEGNGKKVDAKSIIMVLGMGLRQNDAITICAEGEDEEAAVQVLGDLVKQRFHE
- the ptsP gene encoding phosphoenolpyruvate--protein phosphotransferase produces the protein MTKFKTIQATGAVTGVARGYLHFLGRDIQKEMALYQQQDSTLEIQRFYDARSATAARTDKLAETLRGEQQDEQAAILEAQSLILLDTYFESLVREKIEVLGLSAPEAVLQSCEEMAAPILALDDAYLRERANDIKNAGTQIAEMLLGIEETKLKAPAILFGEEIDPSLIIGLSQEAAGFIIKSASITSHAVILARSRGIPTLVGLEDLRGQIPDNTPVILDGGEGLLIVNPDEQTIRNYQLKIEAQEKKKQEYRRLASVGASTKDGFKVTLAANIGYPEELLQASQYGYEGVGLFRTEFLFLGKSTLPTEEDQFFVYRRVIERCQNHRCIIRTMDIGGDKPLDCLEIPPEQNPFLGWRAIRISLKRVDLFLTQLRAILRAGIYGKAAIMLPMVASLAELRQAKQLIAQAMQSLEEEKIPFARDIEVGIMIETPAAAIMAAQFAKECDFFSIGTNDLTQYTLAVDRGNPLVCQLYSYFHPAVLRLIHQVILAAHSQGKWVGMCGEMAGDPAAVRLLCSWGIDELSMSLPLIPLVKQAILACETDRHWADAVLALSETDQVKTYLE